Sequence from the Paenibacillus tundrae genome:
GGCAATAATGAATGAGGCAATAGCCTTATCGAGTTCACCGCTGAATACCACCATAGTACTGGCTTTATCAAGTTGCTGTGAATGGCTTGTAATAGGTGAAGTATTCTTGGCTAAAACTGCCTCAATCACCCCGCCCTTGTCCCGCTCCAGCTTAAGAACGTCAGACCCGGACATTGTAGCCCATGCCTTCACATCCTCATAGAATCCTGGATCGGAAGCTTTCACTCGGAGAGTTTGTCCGTCTACCAGCTGATCCATTTTTTGTTTAACCTCGATTAAAGGCCCAGGGCAACTCAGACCACATACGTTCAATTCGTTATCGATGCGAAGTTCATCTGACGAATGTACTTGTGAGCCTTGCTTGGTTTCGTCATCCATCGGAATTTCCCCTTGCCCATCATCTGCTTTATTTATCTCATGGCGATTAATGTCGTTACTATTGTTCCTTCCGTTGTCCCCGTCGATGCCACCTCTTAAGACGGTTTCAGGTTTGAATTGTACCTGACGATAGGTTTTGTACCCCCCGCTCAAGTTTTTCACCTTATAGCCATGCTGGCGTAGAATTTGTGTGGCGGTATAACCACGAAGGCCTACCTGGCAATAAACCCAAATTTCTTTGGAAGCATCTAGGTCATCCAGACGTTGACGCAGCTCATCCACCGGAATGGACAATGAACCTGGAATATTGCCGTTACGGTATTCTAGGTCACTTCGTACGTCTAACAATACAGACTCAACAGGATTGCGCTCTGCCAGCTGATCATACGTGAATGAGTCTAATCGACCTGCAATCATGTTTTCAGCAGCATACCCGACCATGTTTACCGGGTCTTTCGCAGAAGAATATGGCGGTGCATAGCTCAATTCAAGTTCTGTCAAATCTCGTACATTTCCTCCGAAGTGAATCGCCACCGCAATATCATCAATTCGTTTGTCCACCCCCTCGTAACCAACAGCTTGTGCACCTAGAATTTTCCCATTCGAAGAGAAGAGCAATTTCAATGTCACTGCACTGGAACCTGGATAATAGGAAGCATGGGAGGCTGGATGTACGATCACAGTACGATAGTCTATCTGCATTCGTTTGAGCGTTTTCTCATTGCTGCCGGTAGATGCACCCGTTAACCCAAATACTTTGATGATCGACGTTCCTTGAGTCCCATTATAAGTTGTTGAGAGACCTGCAATCTGATCCGCTACAATGCGTCCTTGTTTGTTCGCAGGACCCGCAAGGGGAATTGCTGTCTGCGCACCATGAATGTAATCCCTCACTTCAATGGCATCACCCACGGCATAAATATGCGGAATACTGCTCTCCATCTTTTCATTAACAAGGATGTGCCCACGCGAACCAAGAGCCACGCCACTGTCCTGTAAAAATGAAGTGTCTGGTGTAACGCCGATCGCCAGAATAACCAGATCAGCAGATAATATAGTGCCATCGGACAATTCCACGCCGATACCTCGATCCAGTGTCCGGAAGCCTTGAACTCGTTGCGAGAATATGAGATTTACTCCATGCTGCTCCATCTCTTGCGCCAGCGTAGCCGCAAGTTCAGGATCAAACGGTGTTAACAGTTGATCATTGCCTTCAACCAAAGTTACATCGAGTCCAGCTTCCTTCAAATTTTCAGCCATTTCTACACCTATAAATCCACCGCCGATAACAATTGAACTTTGGTTGTTATGAGAACTTATCTGTTCTTTTATTCTATCGATATCGGGAATATTCCGCACGGTATAGATCAATGGGTTCTCTTTACCCGGCAGATCAGGCACAAGCGGATGGGCACCAGGCGACAAAATTAATTCATCATAACTTTCCTCATATAGACCACGTATAGCACTGCGTACCTTTACGGTGCGTTTACTTGAATCAACAGCTATAACCTCGCTTTGTGTTCGCACATCAATGTTGAATCGTTCCTCCATACCTTTCGGTGTCTGTACAAGTAGTCGTGTACGCTCTTCAATTGTACCTCCAATGTAATAAGGCAAGCCGCAGTTAGCAAATGAAATATAAGGCCCTTTTTCAAACATAATGATCTCTGCATGTTCGTCAAGACGCCGGAGGCGTGCAGCAGCAGATGCACCCCCTGCGACACCTCCCACGATTAACACTTTTTTACGTTTATTCATCTTCGCATTCATCCTTTTCGAATAAAATCCTAATTAACTGCTCCACACGTGCATCTGCAAGTACGTAATTTACTTCAAGACCATTTCGCTCTGTAGCTACGATTCCTGCACTGCGAAGCTTTTGCAGATGCTGTGACACCGTTGATTGCGGAAGATCCAGACATTCCTGCATATATGAAACGTTACATTTCTTTTTGCGCATCAAACCACGAACAATACATAAACGCACCGGGTGAGAAAGCGCCTTAAGTAACTCAGCTGGTTCGTCAAACTGTTTTAATTGATTCCGATCAAAAGCAGGCAATTCCAAAATAATTCCTCCTAAAACGTTATATCGTAATATTACGATATATTGATTTTGTTGTCAATTTTATTTTCTAAAAAGGCATATCGTATGAATTCATTGTTATTCTGTTATAACAATTCAAAATCAATTCAACCCAAAAAGCATATTCCCAGCTTATAAAAACCAGGAGTATGCTCAGGGGTACATCAATTCTGCTGGCAAGTCATCAGATATATACGTACTTCGTATCACTTTTTAGTTATATTGCCTTAGTTTAACCTGAACTCGTTAAGGCCGGCTCTTGAACGTTGGTTTTGGGTGCTGTCATCTTGCCAAGCAGGTATACCAGTAGTTGTTGATTGTGCATTGAAATATTACTAAGCACCGAATTCATGAAGTCGTTGCGAATAGCAATGCCTCGCTCCGTTTCCTTCCGTCCTTTGTCCGATAGAGAAACCCAGACGATCCGTCTATCTTGATTATCTCGATCTCTACGAATGAGACCATTCTTCTCCATGCGATCAAGCAACATCGTCACCGCCGCAGGTGTAGTCGCCAAAAAAGGAATCAAATCAGATGGCTTCATTCTCTGGTGATCCTCAAGAACCTCCAGTACTGCCAACTGAGCTTCAGTTAGGGAGGGGGCTAATTCTTGATCCATATGCAATTTATAGTCCTTTGTTAACCTTGACCAGCACTTCGCAAAATCGGAATTATACATGTTATAACGCTCCTCTCTGCATCCGGTTATCACTTCACCTGCTTAAGTTTTCGCCCTCAAAAGCCGCATTCCTGCTGGGTTTTTTCAATTTCCTAGCGATCGACCGTAATCGACGAAGGTTGTTAAACTTCGCATAAAAGCTCTCTTGTAATCCGCCTCATAGCAACAAAAAAAGACTCCTCACATGACAGGATCGCTGCACTGTGAAGAGTCTTCTATTATAACTATTTTTGAAATTTATGATGATGCGCCGGAAGCATCTTCCGTAAAGTCTCCGAGCAATTCCATAATTTCATCTTGCTTATCTACATGTACAAGTAACTTACCAATATGCTTACGCTCCGTAATCGGCACACCTTCCGAAGAAATCGCATGAGTATGCCCTTCCTTGGTCATTACATTAAAGCTTCGTTTTTCACGACAATAGAAGGCTGCTGCAATACGGCTACCGTTCGGCTTAACCCGTTTGCCTTCCTTAAACTCAAATGTTGCAAGACCTTTGCCTCCGCGGCTCTGTAATGCATAATCGAGCAATAATGAACGTTTGCCATAGCCTAGATCAGACAACACAGCAACTTCACCTTCATCGCCCTCTACCCATAAAGCAGCAACCACTTCGTCTGTATCTTTTAGCTGAATCCCGCGTACACCACCGGATACCCGTCCCATCGGATTAACTTCATCCTCACGGAAACGGATCGCCATTGCTTCTTTGGTAATCAGCATAATTTCTTTGTCACCTGTGCTTAAATGCACTGATAATACCTCATCATCCTTACCTACTTTGCACGCAGCCACAGCACCCGAACGTTTCGTTACATACTCTTTCAATTCGGTACGCTTCACCTGGCCGTTACGAGTCACAAACACCAGGCTATGATTAGGCTCCTCAAAGGACTTCACTGCAAGCACAGTGGATATCCGATCATCTTTGGCAAGTGGAATCACATTGACAATAGCTGTCCCTGGATCTTTCCATTTGAACTCTGGCACCTGATGAACAGGCAGAAGGAAGTATTGCCCTTTCTTTGTGAATACCAGTAGGTTTTCAAGTGTATTTACTTCAAGGACTTGTGATATATAGTCCCCTTCTTTTACACCGCTACCGTTACGTTCCCCACCAGATCTTGAAAAGGACTGCATGCCTGTGCGTTTAATGTATCCTTCTTTGGATAAAGTCACAAATACATCTTCCGCATTAACCAGCACTTCCAAATTAACTTTAAGCTCTTCGACTTCGCCTTGGATTGCAGAGCGACGATCAATACCGTATTTCTCTCGAATCTCCAACAATTCCTTACGAATTACTCCGATTAGCTTGCGGTCACTATCAAGAATAGCACGTAGCTGTGCAATCTTTTTCATCAGATCGCCAAGTTCTTTCTCCAGCGAAGTGATCTCCAGATTAGTCAAACGGTATAATTGCAGGGTAAGTATTGAATCCGCTTGGCGCTCGGAAAATCCAAACATCCACATTAGGTTATTCTGAGCATCTTGGCGGTTTTTTGATGCTTTGATCGCCGCGATCACTTCATCCAAAATATTCAGTGCTTTAACAAGCCCCTCTAGCACATGTGCACGGTCTTCCGCTTTCTCCAGCTCATACTGGGTACGGAACGTCACAACTTCACGCTGGTGAGCAATATAAGCTTCCAGAATCGCTTTTAAGCCCAACTGCTGCGGGGCTTTGTTGACGATCGCCACCATATTGAAGTTATAGGTGACCTGCAAATCGGTTTTTTTGAGCAAATATGCCAGAATCCCCTGTGCATCCGCTTCTTTTTTCAATTCGATTACGATCCGTAACCCTTCACGCCCACTCTCGTCACGTACCTCAGCAATGCCTTCGACCTTTTTCTCCAGACGGATGTTCTCCATCGCGGTGACTAGGCGAGACTTCACGACTTGATAAGGAATCTCCGTAATGACAATTTGCTGTCTGCCACCACGCATGTTCTCGATATCCGTTTTGGAGCGAATATAGATACGTCCTTTACCCGTGCGGTACGCATCTAGAATGCCATCACCGCCCATGATCAATCCACCTGTTGGAAAGTCCGGCCCCTTCATGAACATCATAATTTCTTCTAGCTCAATCGAAGGTTTCTCCATCACAGCAATACTTGCGTCAATGACCTCCCGCAGATTATGCGTTGGGATCTCCGTTGCAAAGCCAGAAGAAATCCCGCTTACACCATTAACCAACAAGTTCGGATAACGTGAGGGCAATACAACGGGTTCTTTAGCTGTGTTATCAAAGTTATCCTTGAACAAGACAGTACGTTTCTCAATATCACGTAACATCTCCATCGCAATCGGTGACAAACGTGCTTCTGTATAACGCATCGCTGCAGCCGGATCATCATCCTGCGAGCCCCAGTTACCATGACCGTCCACCAGCATATGGCCCATTTTCCATGGCTGTGCCATCCGCACCATACCATCATAGATGGAGGAGTCACCATGAGGGTGGTAATTACCCATAACGTCTCCAACGGTTTTGGCAGACTTACGATACGGCTTCTCAGGCGTATTACCCGAGTCATACATGGCATACAAAATACGCCGCTGCACGGGTTTTAACCCATCACGCACATCGGGGATTGCCCGATCCTGAATAATGTATTTGGAGTAGCGACCGAAACGGTCACCTACGACCTCTTCGAGAAAGGCCGGCATAAATTGTTCTGATAGACTCATTCCAAGCACCTTCTATTCTTCGTACTCTGTAAAGTCAACGTTCTCTACAATCCAGCGTTTACGCGGATCTACTTTGTCACCCATAAGTGTGGATACCCGTCGCTCTGCTTTTGCCGCATCCACAATTTCCACTTTGAGCAATGCACGCGACTCTGGATTCATTGTCGTTTCCCACAATTGATCAGGGTTCATCTCGCCCAATCCTTTGTAACGCTGAAGTTCGACGTTTTTACCTAATTCTTTCATGTAATTAGCCAACTGTTCATCCGTCCAAGCATAACGAACGGTTGACATTTTGCCTGATTTGCTAGTGATTTTGTATAGCGGCGGCTGAGCAATGTACACTTTACCCTCATCAATCAAAGGTTTCATGTAGCGATAAAAGAACGTTAGCAACAATACTTGGATATGCGCACCGTCTGTATCGGCATCTGTCATAATGATGATTTTGGAATAATTGCTGTCTTCAACCGCGAACTCGGTACCAATACCTGCTCCAATGGCAGCAGTAATTGCACGATACTCTTCATTTTTCAGTATGTCAGCAAGCTTGGCCTTCTCTGGGTTTAGCGGCTTCCCTTTCAGCGGAAGAATGGCTTGAATTTTGGAATCCCGCCCTTGTTTCGCTGAACCTCCCGCCGAATCTCCCTCTACAATGAACAACTCATTCCGAGAAAAGTCCTTCGATTGTGCCGGAGTTAACTTACCGTTCAGATTGGAACTTTCACTACGTTTCTTGCCTGAACGCATCTCGTCACGTGCCTTACGCGCTGCCTCTCTTGCACGAGAAGCCTGAACTGCTTTGCGAATCAATGTCTGTGCAACCTGTGGGTTCTCTTCTAAGAACCGTTGCATGTTCTCTGCCACGACAGAATCCACTACACTTCGAGCAGATGCGCTTCCGAGTTGGTCTTTCGTTTGACCGACGAACTCAACCTCAGACATTTTGACACTTATAACAGACATCATACCTTCACGAAGGTCGTTACCTTCTAGGTTTTTGTCCTTTTCCTTAATCATGTTCGTCCGTCTTGCGTATTCATTCATCACACGGGTATAGGCCGTCTTGAATCCGGTCTCATGTGTTCCCCCACCTCTGGTAGGTATGGAGTTAACAAATGACGCCAGCGTTTCGGTATAACCTGCGTTGTACTGAATCGCCACTTCAACTTCGATATCATCCTTCTCCGCAACAAAATGAATGACATCATGTAGCACATCTTTATTTTCGTTCAAGTATGCGACAAATTGACTTGCTCCACCTTCATACATGTACTCATCTTGATTTCCTGAGCGCTCGTCCTTGAGCACAATCCGTAGACCGGAGTTTAAGAAAGCAATCTCCTGCAAACGCTCCGCGAGTGTATCGTAATTTAACTGAATACCATTTTGAAAAACACGAATATCCGGCTTGAACGTAACCTTCGTTCCGGTGCGATTAGTATTGCCCAGCACTTCAAGGCCTGTAATAGGCTCTCCGACATGCTCTACACCTTTTTTATCTTGCCAATATTCGAATCGTTGACGATGAATCTTACCATCGCGGAAAATTTCAACTTCTAGCCACTCAGACAAAGCGTTCGTTACCGAAGCACCAACGCCGTGAAGTCCGCCAGATTTCTTGTATCCTGATCCACCGAATTTTCCGCCTGCGTGCAA
This genomic interval carries:
- a CDS encoding FAD-dependent oxidoreductase, whose amino-acid sequence is MNKRKKVLIVGGVAGGASAAARLRRLDEHAEIIMFEKGPYISFANCGLPYYIGGTIEERTRLLVQTPKGMEERFNIDVRTQSEVIAVDSSKRTVKVRSAIRGLYEESYDELILSPGAHPLVPDLPGKENPLIYTVRNIPDIDRIKEQISSHNNQSSIVIGGGFIGVEMAENLKEAGLDVTLVEGNDQLLTPFDPELAATLAQEMEQHGVNLIFSQRVQGFRTLDRGIGVELSDGTILSADLVILAIGVTPDTSFLQDSGVALGSRGHILVNEKMESSIPHIYAVGDAIEVRDYIHGAQTAIPLAGPANKQGRIVADQIAGLSTTYNGTQGTSIIKVFGLTGASTGSNEKTLKRMQIDYRTVIVHPASHASYYPGSSAVTLKLLFSSNGKILGAQAVGYEGVDKRIDDIAVAIHFGGNVRDLTELELSYAPPYSSAKDPVNMVGYAAENMIAGRLDSFTYDQLAERNPVESVLLDVRSDLEYRNGNIPGSLSIPVDELRQRLDDLDASKEIWVYCQVGLRGYTATQILRQHGYKVKNLSGGYKTYRQVQFKPETVLRGGIDGDNGRNNSNDINRHEINKADDGQGEIPMDDETKQGSQVHSSDELRIDNELNVCGLSCPGPLIEVKQKMDQLVDGQTLRVKASDPGFYEDVKAWATMSGSDVLKLERDKGGVIEAVLAKNTSPITSHSQQLDKASTMVVFSGELDKAIASFIIANGAAASGRKVTMFFTFWGLNIIRKHEMLQAPAKTGMARMFDMMLPSNSLKLGLSKMNMFGTGSKMIRGLMKKNNVASLEQLMESAIAQGVEIVACQMSMDLMGIQHEELIDQAVIGGVGYYLGQADQANHNLFI
- a CDS encoding ArsR/SmtB family transcription factor, whose product is MELPAFDRNQLKQFDEPAELLKALSHPVRLCIVRGLMRKKKCNVSYMQECLDLPQSTVSQHLQKLRSAGIVATERNGLEVNYVLADARVEQLIRILFEKDECEDE
- a CDS encoding MarR family winged helix-turn-helix transcriptional regulator, with amino-acid sequence MYNSDFAKCWSRLTKDYKLHMDQELAPSLTEAQLAVLEVLEDHQRMKPSDLIPFLATTPAAVTMLLDRMEKNGLIRRDRDNQDRRIVWVSLSDKGRKETERGIAIRNDFMNSVLSNISMHNQQLLVYLLGKMTAPKTNVQEPALTSSG
- the gyrA gene encoding DNA gyrase subunit A codes for the protein MSLSEQFMPAFLEEVVGDRFGRYSKYIIQDRAIPDVRDGLKPVQRRILYAMYDSGNTPEKPYRKSAKTVGDVMGNYHPHGDSSIYDGMVRMAQPWKMGHMLVDGHGNWGSQDDDPAAAMRYTEARLSPIAMEMLRDIEKRTVLFKDNFDNTAKEPVVLPSRYPNLLVNGVSGISSGFATEIPTHNLREVIDASIAVMEKPSIELEEIMMFMKGPDFPTGGLIMGGDGILDAYRTGKGRIYIRSKTDIENMRGGRQQIVITEIPYQVVKSRLVTAMENIRLEKKVEGIAEVRDESGREGLRIVIELKKEADAQGILAYLLKKTDLQVTYNFNMVAIVNKAPQQLGLKAILEAYIAHQREVVTFRTQYELEKAEDRAHVLEGLVKALNILDEVIAAIKASKNRQDAQNNLMWMFGFSERQADSILTLQLYRLTNLEITSLEKELGDLMKKIAQLRAILDSDRKLIGVIRKELLEIREKYGIDRRSAIQGEVEELKVNLEVLVNAEDVFVTLSKEGYIKRTGMQSFSRSGGERNGSGVKEGDYISQVLEVNTLENLLVFTKKGQYFLLPVHQVPEFKWKDPGTAIVNVIPLAKDDRISTVLAVKSFEEPNHSLVFVTRNGQVKRTELKEYVTKRSGAVAACKVGKDDEVLSVHLSTGDKEIMLITKEAMAIRFREDEVNPMGRVSGGVRGIQLKDTDEVVAALWVEGDEGEVAVLSDLGYGKRSLLLDYALQSRGGKGLATFEFKEGKRVKPNGSRIAAAFYCREKRSFNVMTKEGHTHAISSEGVPITERKHIGKLLVHVDKQDEIMELLGDFTEDASGASS
- the parE gene encoding DNA topoisomerase IV subunit B, which encodes MVEQIDMSAGSTGGGQGSSGYDADDIQVLEGLVAVRKRPGMYIGSTSSSGLHHLVWEIVDNAVDEHLAKFCSKIDITLHKDGSITVQDNGRGIPTGIHKTGIPTPQVVFTILHAGGKFGGSGYKKSGGLHGVGASVTNALSEWLEVEIFRDGKIHRQRFEYWQDKKGVEHVGEPITGLEVLGNTNRTGTKVTFKPDIRVFQNGIQLNYDTLAERLQEIAFLNSGLRIVLKDERSGNQDEYMYEGGASQFVAYLNENKDVLHDVIHFVAEKDDIEVEVAIQYNAGYTETLASFVNSIPTRGGGTHETGFKTAYTRVMNEYARRTNMIKEKDKNLEGNDLREGMMSVISVKMSEVEFVGQTKDQLGSASARSVVDSVVAENMQRFLEENPQVAQTLIRKAVQASRAREAARKARDEMRSGKKRSESSNLNGKLTPAQSKDFSRNELFIVEGDSAGGSAKQGRDSKIQAILPLKGKPLNPEKAKLADILKNEEYRAITAAIGAGIGTEFAVEDSNYSKIIIMTDADTDGAHIQVLLLTFFYRYMKPLIDEGKVYIAQPPLYKITSKSGKMSTVRYAWTDEQLANYMKELGKNVELQRYKGLGEMNPDQLWETTMNPESRALLKVEIVDAAKAERRVSTLMGDKVDPRKRWIVENVDFTEYEE